The Pseudomonas sp. G2-4 genome window below encodes:
- a CDS encoding cobalamin-binding protein, with protein MMSRWLAVLLLAVSASTVAAPRVVSLAPSLTEIVVELDSADLLVGVLDAGDRPETLKSLPSVGRYGQLDMERLLSLKPDLLLLWPGSVGPAQREQLKGLNIPVYVAEPHGLDGLITQIEDIAVQLGRPERGVARAAQLRVRLEALRQRYRRDTPLSVFYQVWDRPLYTVGGEQIISDALAVCGARNVFADLSLPAPQVSVESVLQRNPQIILATDQAQLDAWKAWPQLAAVAQGRLLKVSDKGLERPSGQMVEATAGLCGLIAPDQ; from the coding sequence CTGATGAGCCGCTGGCTGGCGGTTCTACTGCTGGCCGTCAGCGCCTCGACGGTGGCGGCCCCGCGTGTCGTCAGCCTGGCGCCGTCGCTCACTGAAATCGTCGTTGAACTGGACTCTGCCGACCTGCTGGTGGGCGTGCTGGATGCCGGTGATCGCCCCGAAACCTTGAAAAGTCTGCCCTCGGTAGGCCGTTACGGGCAGTTGGACATGGAGCGCTTGCTCAGCCTAAAGCCTGATCTATTGCTGCTCTGGCCCGGCAGTGTGGGGCCGGCTCAGCGCGAGCAGCTCAAAGGCTTGAACATCCCCGTCTACGTCGCCGAGCCCCACGGTCTCGACGGACTCATCACGCAAATTGAAGACATCGCTGTGCAACTCGGTCGTCCGGAGCGGGGCGTGGCGCGAGCGGCACAACTGCGCGTACGCCTTGAGGCGTTGCGTCAGCGTTACCGGCGTGACACGCCGTTGTCGGTGTTCTATCAGGTCTGGGATCGGCCGTTGTACACCGTGGGCGGCGAGCAGATCATCAGTGATGCGCTGGCGGTGTGCGGAGCGCGTAACGTCTTTGCCGACCTGAGCTTGCCGGCACCGCAGGTGAGTGTGGAGTCGGTGTTGCAGCGCAATCCGCAGATCATCCTGGCCACGGACCAGGCCCAGCTCGACGCCTGGAAGGCCTGGCCGCAGTTGGCGGCGGTGGCGCAGGGGCGGTTGTTGAAAGTCAGTGATAAAGGCCTGGAGCGGCCCAGTGGGCAGATGGTCGAGGCGACGGCTGGGTTGTGTGGGTTGATTGCGCCGGACCAGTAG
- a CDS encoding MFS transporter, producing MTRGQVRRRLAVSWWQYLALAVVPLFVINAVFGQGEAILPVLAMPLFIAGVASMFVSLRFFGPYKHALVATQKALDTPEEPQAWIALAARRRAAFLVAGLPAWIGALAVFVGLEAVPLMLLALSTVVLFYLYRIPRQLG from the coding sequence GTGACGCGCGGCCAGGTCCGACGGCGACTGGCCGTCAGTTGGTGGCAATACCTGGCGCTGGCCGTGGTGCCACTGTTCGTGATCAACGCGGTGTTTGGCCAGGGCGAAGCGATTCTCCCGGTGCTGGCGATGCCGCTGTTCATTGCGGGCGTGGCGTCGATGTTTGTCAGCCTGCGATTCTTCGGGCCCTATAAACACGCCTTGGTTGCCACCCAGAAAGCCCTCGACACACCGGAAGAGCCCCAGGCCTGGATTGCCCTGGCCGCCCGCCGCCGCGCGGCCTTCCTGGTCGCCGGTTTGCCGGCCTGGATTGGCGCACTGGCCGTATTCGTCGGCCTGGAAGCGGTGCCGTTGATGCTGCTGGCGTTGTCCACCGTGGTGTTGTTCTACCTGTATCGTATCCCGCGTCAACTCGGCTGA
- a CDS encoding phosphatidylglycerophosphatase A produces MTDHPNQVPAEFVPPSVWRNPWHFLAFGFGSGTLPKAPGTWGSLVALPFIPLWQMLPDWGYWLMLGITMLFGFWLCGKVADDLRVHDHEGIVWDEMVGMWITLWLVPEGWYWLLTGFLVFRFFDILKPWPIRWIDRQVHGGVGIMLDDVLAGVFAWLAMQGLVWCFT; encoded by the coding sequence GTGACAGATCATCCCAATCAGGTCCCGGCGGAATTTGTTCCGCCCTCGGTCTGGCGTAACCCCTGGCATTTCCTGGCATTCGGCTTTGGTTCGGGTACATTGCCTAAAGCACCAGGCACTTGGGGTTCGCTGGTTGCGCTACCCTTTATACCGTTGTGGCAGATGTTGCCGGACTGGGGCTACTGGCTGATGCTGGGCATCACCATGCTGTTCGGCTTCTGGCTGTGTGGCAAGGTGGCGGACGACCTGAGGGTGCACGATCATGAAGGCATCGTCTGGGATGAAATGGTCGGTATGTGGATCACCCTGTGGCTGGTACCGGAAGGTTGGTACTGGCTGTTGACGGGTTTCCTGGTGTTCCGCTTCTTCGATATCCTCAAGCCATGGCCGATCCGCTGGATAGACCGGCAGGTGCACGGAGGCGTCGGCATCATGCTTGACGATGTACTCGCTGGGGTCTTCGCCTGGCTGGCAATGCAAGGGTTGGTGTGGTGTTTTACCTGA
- the ribA gene encoding GTP cyclohydrolase II: MPVVFVAASKLPTPFAQFTMHGFLDEATGREHVVLSLGDFADGAPVLGRLHSECLTGDALFSQRCDCGSQLEAALRAIAREGRGVLLYLRQEGRGIGLLNKIRAYELQDGGADTVEANERLGFAADMRDYSICLPMLEHLGIQSLRLMTNNPRKVKALIDMGIVVAERVPLHTGHNPHNKLYLATKASKLDHMMGNEHQGEVDRA, translated from the coding sequence GTGCCTGTCGTTTTTGTTGCCGCTTCCAAGCTGCCAACACCCTTTGCGCAATTCACCATGCATGGTTTTCTCGATGAAGCCACCGGCCGCGAGCACGTTGTGCTGAGCCTGGGTGATTTCGCCGACGGTGCCCCGGTACTTGGCCGCCTGCACTCCGAATGCCTGACGGGCGATGCCCTGTTCAGCCAGCGCTGCGATTGCGGTTCGCAACTCGAAGCCGCGCTGCGGGCCATCGCCCGCGAAGGCCGTGGCGTGTTGCTGTACTTGCGTCAGGAAGGCCGTGGCATTGGCTTGTTGAACAAGATTCGCGCCTATGAATTGCAAGACGGTGGTGCCGATACCGTAGAGGCCAACGAGCGCCTCGGGTTTGCCGCTGACATGCGTGACTACAGCATCTGCCTGCCCATGCTCGAACACTTGGGCATCCAGTCGTTACGGTTGATGACCAATAATCCACGCAAGGTCAAGGCGTTGATCGACATGGGCATTGTGGTCGCCGAGCGCGTGCCGCTGCACACCGGTCACAACCCGCACAACAAACTGTATCTGGCGACCAAGGCCAGCAAGCTCGACCACATGATGGGTAACGAGCACCAGGGCGAGGTTGACCGGGCGTGA
- the dxs gene encoding 1-deoxy-D-xylulose-5-phosphate synthase — MPTTFQEIPRKRPTTPLLDRANTPDGLRRLGEAELDTLADELRLELLYTVGQTGGHFGAGLGVIELTIALHYVFDTPDDRLVWDVGHQAYPHKILTGRRERMSTLRQKDGIAAFPRRSESEYDTFGVGHSSTSISAALGMAIAARLQNSERKAIAVIGDGALTAGMAFEALNHAPEVDANMLVILNDNDMSISRNVGGLSNYLAKILSSRTYASMREGSKKVLSRLPGAWEIARRTEEYAKGMLVPGTLFEELGWNYIGPIDGHDLPTLIATLRNMRDLKGPQFLHVVTKKGKGFAPAEVDPIGYHAITKLDPLDAPAAAPKKAGGPKYSGVFGQWLCDMAAADPRLVGITPAMKEGSDLVAFSERYPQRYFDVAIAEQHAVTLAAGMACEGAKPVVAIYSTFLQRGYDQLVHDVAVQNLDVLFAIDRAGLVGEDGPTHAGSFDLSFLRCIPGMLVMTPSDENELRKMLTTGHLFNGPAAVRYPRGNGPNATIEADLEPIEIGKGVIRRQGKQAALLVFGVQLAEALKVAETLDATVVDMRFVKPLDEPLVREMAGSHELLVTIEENAIMGGAGAAVSEFLARENILKSVLHLGLPDHYVEHAKPAQMLAECGLDEAGIEAAVRQRLQLLGR, encoded by the coding sequence AGCTGGACACCCTGGCCGATGAGTTGCGCCTGGAACTGCTCTACACGGTCGGCCAGACCGGTGGGCATTTCGGTGCTGGCCTGGGCGTCATCGAGCTGACGATCGCGCTGCATTACGTGTTCGACACCCCGGACGACCGACTGGTATGGGACGTCGGCCATCAAGCCTATCCGCATAAAATCCTCACCGGTCGTCGCGAGCGCATGAGCACCCTGCGCCAGAAGGACGGTATCGCGGCGTTCCCACGCCGGTCCGAGAGCGAGTACGACACCTTTGGCGTCGGTCACTCCAGCACCTCCATCAGCGCTGCCCTGGGCATGGCGATTGCCGCCCGCCTGCAAAACAGCGAGCGCAAGGCCATTGCCGTGATCGGCGACGGCGCACTGACGGCGGGCATGGCCTTCGAGGCGCTGAACCACGCGCCGGAAGTCGACGCCAACATGCTGGTGATCCTCAACGACAACGACATGTCGATCTCCCGCAACGTCGGCGGGCTCTCCAACTACCTGGCGAAAATCCTTTCCAGCCGTACCTACGCCAGCATGCGCGAAGGCAGCAAGAAGGTCCTGTCGCGCCTGCCCGGCGCCTGGGAAATCGCTCGTCGGACCGAGGAGTACGCCAAGGGCATGCTGGTGCCCGGCACGCTGTTCGAAGAGCTGGGCTGGAACTACATCGGCCCCATCGACGGCCATGACTTGCCCACCCTGATCGCCACCTTGCGCAACATGCGCGACCTCAAGGGCCCGCAGTTCCTGCACGTGGTCACCAAGAAAGGCAAAGGTTTCGCCCCGGCGGAAGTCGACCCGATCGGCTACCACGCCATCACCAAGCTCGACCCCCTGGACGCCCCGGCCGCCGCACCGAAAAAGGCCGGCGGCCCGAAGTATTCCGGCGTGTTCGGCCAATGGCTGTGCGACATGGCTGCCGCTGACCCGCGCTTGGTGGGCATCACCCCGGCGATGAAGGAAGGCTCGGACCTGGTGGCCTTCAGCGAACGTTACCCCCAGCGCTATTTCGACGTGGCGATTGCCGAGCAACACGCCGTGACCCTCGCCGCCGGCATGGCCTGCGAAGGCGCAAAACCGGTGGTGGCGATCTATTCGACCTTCCTGCAACGTGGCTACGACCAACTGGTGCATGACGTCGCGGTGCAGAATCTCGACGTGCTGTTCGCCATCGACCGCGCAGGCCTGGTGGGCGAAGACGGCCCGACCCACGCCGGCAGTTTCGACCTGTCGTTCCTGCGCTGCATCCCCGGCATGCTGGTGATGACCCCGAGCGATGAAAACGAACTGCGCAAGATGCTCACCACCGGCCATCTGTTCAACGGCCCGGCGGCGGTGCGCTATCCCCGCGGCAACGGCCCGAACGCGACCATTGAGGCCGACCTCGAACCGATCGAAATCGGCAAGGGTGTGATCCGCCGCCAGGGCAAGCAGGCCGCCCTGCTGGTGTTCGGCGTGCAACTGGCCGAAGCCTTGAAAGTCGCCGAAACCCTGGACGCCACCGTGGTGGACATGCGTTTCGTCAAACCGCTGGACGAACCCCTGGTGCGCGAAATGGCCGGCAGCCATGAACTGCTGGTCACCATTGAAGAAAACGCCATCATGGGCGGCGCCGGTGCGGCAGTCAGCGAATTCCTGGCTCGGGAGAACATCCTCAAGTCGGTGCTGCACCTGGGCCTGCCGGACCACTACGTCGAACACGCCAAGCCTGCACAGATGCTGGCCGAATGCGGGTTGGATGAGGCTGGGATCGAAGCGGCGGTGCGTCAGCGGTTGCAGCTGTTGGGCCGGTAA
- a CDS encoding transporter substrate-binding domain-containing protein, whose protein sequence is MGVSRALLLLLLLCLGVFLVARVAYSAPLPGKIRAASEEWTGYTQADGQGMAWDILRQVFEPAGVKLEIRSVPYTRSIGLVQRGEVEVQVGAYRDESEGVLYPKWHYDVDHLFALGLASKPTPTLATIGNYRLVWMRGYEYNNYLPNIRRFNEIHRTVGILPMLIHERADFYIDASTEIEEVLSNADNPQQFKLSPLINLPLYLGFANTENGQVLRALFDRRMDVLVKTGQLKPIFERWKQPYPFDENGKPPKP, encoded by the coding sequence ATGGGCGTAAGCCGTGCGCTGTTGCTGTTGCTATTGCTGTGTCTAGGCGTCTTCCTCGTCGCCCGGGTGGCCTACTCCGCGCCGCTGCCGGGCAAGATCCGGGCCGCCAGCGAGGAGTGGACCGGTTACACCCAGGCCGATGGCCAGGGCATGGCCTGGGACATTTTGCGCCAAGTGTTCGAACCCGCAGGTGTCAAGCTGGAGATCCGCAGCGTGCCCTATACCCGCTCGATCGGGTTGGTGCAGCGCGGTGAAGTCGAGGTGCAGGTCGGCGCCTATCGTGATGAGTCCGAAGGTGTGCTTTACCCGAAGTGGCACTACGACGTTGATCATCTCTTTGCCCTGGGGCTGGCTTCCAAACCGACGCCCACGCTGGCGACAATCGGCAATTATCGCCTGGTGTGGATGCGCGGATACGAATACAACAACTACCTGCCCAACATCCGCCGTTTCAATGAAATCCACCGTACCGTGGGCATCTTGCCGATGCTGATTCATGAGCGGGCGGATTTTTACATCGATGCGTCTACGGAAATCGAAGAGGTGCTTTCCAATGCCGACAATCCCCAGCAGTTCAAGCTCTCGCCGCTGATCAATCTGCCGTTGTACCTGGGCTTTGCCAACACCGAAAACGGACAGGTGTTGAGGGCGCTGTTTGACCGGCGCATGGATGTGCTGGTGAAAACTGGCCAGCTGAAACCTATTTTCGAACGTTGGAAGCAACCCTATCCCTTCGACGAGAATGGCAAGCCACCGAAGCCGTAA
- a CDS encoding TonB-dependent receptor, with protein sequence MKLRLTLALSLLPAPELLADTFERDQAMKLPDVVISANRQVEARNDSSAANTVFTRDDIERLQPASVTDLLSRVPGVQVAPLGGRGSLPGIYIRGTKSAQSLVLVDGQRIGNSTSGDSNLQRLNINQIERVEVLRGSRSVIYGADAVGGVIQIFTRRGNEQGLQPRLHLGFGSHQTWERSLGLSGGDEQTRFNLGASLDESAGSNRTHESYASDRDDDANRNQSFSLSLSHAASDDLEVGLNLLDNRGKSEYDNPFGRFDPATFASLPQQPYSEFAVSSFSTYVDGRINEAWKSRLELGHSENREKTFDKLSDVREVFNTYRDSLTWQNDLTLDDRNSLIVGGDWYQDQVNSSTPFDEDSRWNRAAFIQHRFQAETFSTELGLRRDQNQQFGGQNSWSGTLTLPVNADNDLLLTYSESFRAPTFNDLYYPDFSNPDLKPETAKSYELQWRSQLTDNARLETSLYRTDLEDAIIFGSNSRPQNVASARINGFEMSLMQDFFGWQSNLGLALIDPRDRDSGHTLARRARRTLSLDLDRQFDRLGLGATWQAVSSSYDDENNRNALGGYTLLGLRGSWTLTREVKLEMKVDNLLDKGYSRALYSHDGAQHGYREEGRTWLFGVTWTPAL encoded by the coding sequence ATGAAACTGCGCCTCACCCTCGCCCTTTCCCTACTCCCCGCCCCCGAACTGCTCGCCGACACCTTCGAACGCGACCAGGCCATGAAACTCCCGGATGTGGTCATCAGCGCCAACCGCCAGGTCGAAGCGCGCAACGACAGCAGCGCCGCCAATACGGTGTTCACCCGCGACGACATCGAGCGCCTGCAACCGGCCAGCGTCACTGACTTGCTCAGCCGCGTGCCGGGGGTGCAGGTGGCGCCGCTGGGCGGGCGCGGCAGCCTGCCGGGAATTTACATACGCGGCACCAAATCGGCCCAGAGCCTGGTGTTGGTGGACGGCCAGCGCATCGGCAATTCCACCTCCGGCGACAGCAACCTGCAACGCCTGAACATCAACCAGATCGAACGGGTGGAAGTGCTGCGCGGTTCGCGCTCGGTGATCTACGGCGCCGATGCGGTGGGCGGCGTGATTCAGATTTTCACCCGGCGCGGCAATGAACAAGGCCTGCAACCACGCCTGCACCTGGGGTTCGGCAGCCACCAGACCTGGGAGCGCAGCCTGGGCTTGTCCGGCGGCGACGAGCAGACACGTTTCAACCTCGGCGCCAGCCTCGACGAGAGTGCTGGAAGCAATCGGACCCACGAGTCCTATGCCAGCGACCGCGACGACGATGCCAATCGCAATCAGTCTTTCAGCCTGAGCCTGAGCCATGCGGCCAGCGATGACCTGGAAGTCGGCCTGAACCTGCTGGATAACCGCGGCAAAAGCGAATACGACAACCCGTTCGGCCGCTTCGACCCGGCCACCTTCGCATCCCTGCCTCAGCAACCCTATAGTGAGTTTGCGGTGAGCAGCTTCAGCACCTATGTGGACGGGCGAATCAACGAGGCCTGGAAGTCACGCCTGGAACTGGGCCACAGCGAGAACCGTGAAAAAACCTTCGACAAGCTCAGCGATGTCCGCGAAGTGTTCAACACCTACCGCGACTCCCTGACCTGGCAGAACGACCTGACGCTGGACGATCGCAACAGCCTGATCGTCGGCGGCGACTGGTATCAGGACCAGGTCAACAGCAGCACGCCGTTCGACGAAGACAGCCGCTGGAACCGTGCCGCGTTCATCCAGCACCGCTTCCAGGCCGAAACGTTCTCCACCGAACTGGGCCTGCGTCGCGACCAGAACCAGCAATTTGGCGGCCAGAACAGCTGGAGCGGCACGCTCACCCTGCCAGTGAACGCCGACAACGATCTGTTGCTGACCTACAGCGAAAGCTTTCGCGCACCGACCTTCAATGACCTGTACTACCCGGATTTCAGCAATCCGGACCTCAAACCCGAGACCGCCAAAAGCTACGAGCTACAATGGCGCAGCCAACTGACCGACAACGCCCGCCTGGAGACTTCGCTGTACCGTACGGACCTGGAGGACGCGATCATTTTTGGCAGCAACTCACGCCCGCAGAACGTCGCCTCGGCACGGATCAATGGGTTTGAAATGAGCCTAATGCAGGATTTTTTCGGCTGGCAGAGCAACCTGGGCCTGGCCCTCATCGACCCGCGAGACCGCGACAGCGGTCACACCCTCGCCCGCCGCGCTCGTCGGACCTTGAGCCTGGACCTGGACCGGCAATTCGACCGCCTGGGCCTGGGCGCCACCTGGCAAGCGGTGAGCAGCAGCTACGACGATGAAAACAATCGCAATGCCCTCGGCGGCTATACCCTGCTCGGGTTGCGCGGCAGCTGGACACTGACCCGGGAAGTGAAGCTGGAAATGAAGGTGGACAACCTGCTGGACAAGGGCTACAGCCGGGCGCTGTACAGCCATGACGGGGCGCAACATGGGTATCGGGAAGAAGGGCGGACCTGGTTGTTTGGGGTGACTTGGACACCCGCACTCTGA
- the ribE gene encoding 6,7-dimethyl-8-ribityllumazine synthase: MTLKTIEGTFIAPQGRYALVVGRFNSFVVESLVGGAVDALVRHGVSESDITIIRAPGAFEIPLVAQKVAQKGEYAAIIALGAVIRGGTPHFEYVAGECTKGLAQVSMEFGVPVAFGVLTVDSIEQAIERSGTKAGNKGAEAALSALEMVSLLAQLEAK; encoded by the coding sequence ATGACCCTGAAGACCATCGAAGGTACCTTCATCGCCCCCCAAGGCCGCTATGCTCTGGTAGTGGGCCGTTTCAACAGCTTCGTGGTTGAGAGCCTGGTCGGCGGTGCGGTCGATGCCCTGGTTCGCCATGGCGTGAGCGAAAGCGACATCACCATCATCCGTGCGCCTGGCGCCTTCGAAATTCCGCTGGTTGCGCAGAAAGTCGCTCAAAAGGGCGAATATGCGGCGATCATCGCCCTGGGCGCGGTCATTCGTGGCGGTACGCCGCACTTCGAATACGTGGCCGGGGAATGCACCAAGGGCCTGGCCCAGGTGTCCATGGAGTTCGGCGTGCCAGTCGCCTTTGGCGTGCTGACCGTTGACTCCATCGAGCAAGCCATCGAACGTTCCGGCACCAAGGCCGGTAACAAAGGTGCCGAAGCTGCCCTGTCCGCCCTGGAAATGGTCAGCCTGCTGGCGCAGTTGGAGGCCAAGTGA
- the thiL gene encoding thiamine-phosphate kinase: MGEFELIRNYFAAASCAQGGEGVALGIGDDCAVLAVPPGEQLAVSTDTLVAGVHFPDPCDPFLLGQRSLAVAVSDLAAMGATPFAFTLALTLPTVTADWLQAYARGLDLMAQACGVALVGGDTTRGPLSLTMTVFGRVPSGQALTRSGAQPGDLLCVGGELGNAAGALPLVLGQRNAEPAIAEPLLAHYWSPRPQIDLGLALRGKASAAMDISDGLLADCGHIALASGVALNVERDRLPLSNALITFLGQPGAAQAALSGGDDYVLLFTLPPVQLSALHAAGWPIQVIGSVTAGQGVRLLDHEGRNITPQIRGYQHFRETP, encoded by the coding sequence ATGGGTGAGTTTGAGCTGATCCGTAACTACTTCGCCGCCGCGTCTTGCGCGCAGGGCGGCGAGGGCGTTGCGCTGGGGATTGGCGACGACTGCGCCGTGCTGGCCGTTCCTCCCGGGGAGCAGTTGGCGGTGTCCACCGACACCCTCGTGGCCGGTGTGCATTTTCCAGACCCTTGCGACCCATTCCTGCTCGGCCAGCGCTCGCTGGCCGTGGCGGTCAGCGACCTGGCCGCCATGGGCGCCACTCCTTTTGCGTTTACCCTTGCCCTGACCTTGCCGACGGTGACCGCCGATTGGCTGCAAGCCTACGCCCGTGGCCTTGACCTCATGGCCCAGGCCTGCGGCGTGGCGTTGGTGGGCGGTGACACCACCCGTGGACCGTTGAGCCTGACCATGACCGTATTCGGTCGTGTGCCGTCCGGCCAGGCCCTGACCCGAAGCGGCGCGCAGCCTGGCGATTTGCTGTGTGTTGGCGGCGAATTGGGCAATGCCGCCGGCGCATTGCCGCTGGTGCTCGGTCAGCGTAACGCCGAGCCTGCCATCGCCGAGCCGTTGCTGGCGCATTATTGGTCGCCGCGACCGCAGATCGACCTGGGCCTGGCGTTGCGGGGCAAAGCCAGCGCGGCGATGGACATTTCCGATGGCCTGCTGGCCGATTGCGGGCATATCGCCCTGGCGTCCGGCGTGGCATTAAACGTTGAACGGGACCGACTGCCGCTGTCCAACGCCTTGATAACCTTTCTTGGCCAGCCCGGTGCTGCCCAGGCTGCACTGAGCGGTGGTGACGATTATGTCTTGCTATTCACCTTGCCACCGGTCCAATTGTCGGCGTTACACGCCGCAGGCTGGCCGATCCAGGTGATCGGCAGCGTCACGGCCGGGCAAGGTGTCAGGCTGCTTGATCACGAAGGGCGCAATATCACCCCGCAAATACGGGGCTATCAACATTTTCGGGAGACACCGTGA
- the nusB gene encoding transcription antitermination factor NusB: MISDESDRFNPRDPKPADAGKPSKSVKRREARQLATQALYQWHMAKQSLNEIEAQFRVDNDFSDVDSAYFREILHGVPAHKTEIDIALAPCLDLTIDELDPVELAVLRLSTWELMQRVDVPYRVVINEGIELAKVFGSTDGHKFVNGVLDKLAPRLREAEVKAFKR; the protein is encoded by the coding sequence GTGATTAGCGACGAAAGCGATCGTTTCAACCCGCGCGATCCCAAGCCAGCCGATGCCGGAAAGCCGTCCAAGAGCGTCAAGCGTCGCGAAGCCCGTCAGCTCGCGACCCAGGCGCTGTATCAATGGCACATGGCCAAGCAGTCGCTGAACGAGATCGAAGCGCAGTTTCGGGTCGACAACGATTTCAGCGATGTCGATAGCGCGTACTTCCGCGAGATCCTGCACGGCGTCCCGGCCCACAAGACCGAGATCGACATCGCCCTGGCACCTTGCCTGGACCTGACCATCGACGAACTGGACCCGGTTGAACTGGCGGTGTTGCGTCTGTCCACCTGGGAACTGATGCAGCGCGTTGACGTGCCGTACCGCGTGGTGATCAACGAAGGGATCGAACTGGCGAAAGTCTTCGGTTCCACCGATGGCCACAAGTTCGTCAACGGTGTGCTCGACAAACTCGCCCCGCGTCTGCGTGAAGCTGAAGTGAAGGCGTTCAAGCGCTGA